A stretch of Aerococcus christensenii DNA encodes these proteins:
- the rpsD gene encoding 30S ribosomal protein S4 produces MSRYTGPSWKKSRRLGLSLSGTGKELARRPYAPGQHGPNQRRKSLSEYGLQLQEKQKLRYIYGMTEKQFRNLYKRALKVQEGTIGTNFMTLLEQRLDNMVYRLGLASTRRQARQLVAHGHITVDGKRVDIPSYTVKVGQVISVREKSKDLQVIKESVEGLYGHVPYVEFDADKLEGSLSRLPERDELNQEIDDSLVVEYYNQV; encoded by the coding sequence ATGTCACGTTATACCGGTCCAAGCTGGAAAAAATCTCGTCGCTTAGGCTTATCTTTATCAGGTACTGGTAAAGAATTAGCTCGTCGTCCATATGCACCAGGTCAACACGGTCCAAATCAACGCCGTAAGAGCCTTTCTGAATATGGTTTACAATTACAAGAAAAACAAAAATTACGTTACATCTATGGAATGACTGAAAAACAATTCCGTAACCTTTACAAACGTGCTTTGAAGGTTCAAGAAGGTACCATTGGTACAAACTTCATGACTTTACTTGAACAACGTTTAGATAACATGGTTTACCGTTTAGGTTTAGCATCTACACGTCGTCAAGCTCGTCAATTAGTTGCGCATGGTCATATTACTGTTGATGGTAAACGCGTTGATATTCCTTCTTACACGGTTAAAGTCGGTCAAGTGATCAGCGTTCGTGAAAAATCTAAAGACTTACAAGTGATCAAAGAATCTGTTGAAGGTCTTTACGGACACGTTCCTTATGTTGAATTTGACGCTGACAAGTTAGAAGGTTCCTTATCTCGTTTACCAGAACGTGATGAATTGAACCAAGAAATCGACGACTCCTTAGTTGTTGAATACTACAACCAAGTTTAG